The proteins below are encoded in one region of Sebastes fasciatus isolate fSebFas1 chromosome 16, fSebFas1.pri, whole genome shotgun sequence:
- the tlcd5b gene encoding TLC domain-containing protein 5, translating to MPVLEVICSLFGWFCLYLVFRCTFIQRGPEWNCRLVTLSHGVLISLLTAYVLFVDGPWLFTHAGTDNTVLQTFAMAVCLGYFLFDMGWCVRYHTEGPIMLAHHTASIVGILLALFMGVSGCETCGVIFGSELTNPLLQTRWFLRQLGLYNSLLGDAVDLLFILLFATVRVGVGSVMFYCELTSPRTTLIMKLGGVAMYGLAWVFMVDIARFGYKKSRAKYRRWRENHKLKEIKAQKLDGLSDKSD from the exons ATGCCAGTACTGGAGGTGATCTGCAGCCTGTTTGGCTGGTTCTGTCTCTACCTGGTGTTCCGCTGTACCTTCATTCAGCGGGGACCCGAGTGGAACTGCCGGCTGGTCACGTTGTCCCACGGCGTCCTCATCTCGCTGCTGACGGCGTACGTCCTCTTCGTGGACGGACCCTGGCTTTTCACACATGCAG GTACAGACAACACTGTGCTCCAGACCTTCGCCATGGCCGTCTGCCTCGGCTACTTCCTCTTCGACATGGGCTGGTGTGTGCGCTACCACACCGAGGGTCCCATCATGCTGGCCCACCACACCGCCAGCATCGTGGGCATCCTGCTGGCTCTGTTCATGGGAGTGTCAGGCTGCGAGACCTGCGGGGTCATCTTCGGCAGCGAGCTCACCAACCCCCTGCTGCAGACCCGCTGGTTCCTCCGGCAGCTGGGCCTGTACAACAGCCTGCTGGGCGACGCCGTGGACCTGCTCTTTATCCTACTGTTCGCCACCGTGCGCGTGGGAGTGGGCTCGGTCATGTTTTACTGCGAGCTCACTTCTCCCAGGACCACGCTGATAATGAAGCTCGGCGGTGTGGCCATGTACGGACTGGCCTGGGTGTTCATGGTGGACATTGCCAGGTTTGGCTACAAGAAAAGTAGGGCAAAGTATAGAAGGTGGCGAGAAAACCACAAGCTCAAAGAAATCAAAGCACAAAAACTGGATGGACTCTCAGACAAGAGTGACTGA
- the rcc1l gene encoding RCC1-like G exchanging factor-like protein, whose protein sequence is MALSCVQRLGTRHMSTGLQVCGYATLSKASRPQEKTSTGPVFQYVGQHKKPNHKVFVWGFSFTGALGIPSFVVPDSGRKSPRKYQLTPYRLETADQISSAACGYGFTLIASRTKDVIKLWGMGLNKDSQLGFQRTQHSRHKSYDYVLEPSPVALPLLEPLKTKVVQVACGRAHSLILTDQEGVFSMGNNAYGQCGRRIVEDEVYSGSHTIHKMEGFSSRVTQLACGQDHSLFLTETGKVLACGWGADGQTGLGHHNVSSRPVEVGGDLAGVEVQQISTYGDCSLAVSTDGQLYGWGNSEYLQLASVTEATQISSPRRLPLNGCGKVVQAACGGTQVAVLNDKGEVFVWGYGILGKGPKLSESSTPEMIPHTLFGRSEFNPSVAVTRIRCGLNHFAAVTDRGELFVWGKNVRGCLGIGKKDDQYFPWRVTVPGQVVDVACGVDHMVALAKSLL, encoded by the exons ATGGCTCTCTCATGTGTGCAACGACTGGGCACTCGACACATGAGCACGGGGCTTCAGGTCTGTGGTTATGCGACACTCAGTAAAGCATCCAGACCCCAGGAGAAAACCAGCACCGGTCCAGTTTTTCAGTATGTCGGCCAGCACAAAAAGCCCAACCACAAAGTGTTTGTGTGGGGCTTCAGCTTCACCGGTGCTCTGGGTATCCCCAGCTTCGTGGTGCCGGACAGCGGCAGGAAGAGTCCCCGCAAATACCAGCTGACTCCTTATCGACTGGAGACCGCTGACCAG ATCTCTTCTGCTGCTTGTGGTTACGGCTTCACTCTCATCGCCTCACGGACCAAAGATGTGATCAAGCTGTGGGGCATGGGCCTGAACAAGGACTCCCAGCTGGGCTTCCAACGCACGCAACACAGCCGCC ATAAGAGCTATGACTACGTGTTGGAGCCCTCCCCGGTGGCTCTGCCTCTCCTCGAGCCTCTAAAGACCAAAGTGGTTCAGGTTGCATGTGGCCGCGCTCACTCTCTGATCCTCACCGACCAGGAGGGAG TTTTCAGTATGGGCAACAATGCGTACGGCCAGTGTGGAAGGAGGATAGTTGAAGATGAAGTTTACAG CGGCAGTCACACCATTCACAAGATGGAAGGCTTCAGCAGCAGGGTCACCCAG CTGGCGTGTGGACAGGATCACAGCCTTTTCCTCACCGAGACAGGGAAAGTGTTGGCATGTGGATGGGGTGCAGATGGACAGACGG GTCTGGGACACCACAACGTCAGCTCCAGACCGGTGGAGGTGGGAGGGGATCTGGCCGGGGTGGAGGTGCAGCAGATCAGCACGTATGGAGACTGCAGCCTGGCTGTGTCCACAGACGGACAGCTGTACGGATGGGGCAACTCCGAATACCTGCAGCTGGCCTCGGTCACTGAGGCCACACAG ATCAGCTCTCCTCGACGTCTTCCTCTGAACGGCTGTGGAAAGGTGGTCCAGGCAGCGTGTGGAGGCACGCAGGTCGCCGTTCTCAACG ATAAAGGAGAGGTGTTTGTGTGGGGCTATGGCATTCTGGGAAAAGGCCCCAAACTCTCAGAATCCTCGACCCCGGAGATGATTCCCCACACGCTGTTTGGACGCTCCGAGTTCAACCCTTCAGTCGCCGTCACCAGGATCAGGTGTGGCCTCAACCATTTTGCTGCAGTGACAG ATCGAGGCGAGCTCTTCGTTTGGGGGAAGAATGTCAGAGGTTGTTTGGGCATCGGGAAGAAAGACGACCAGTACTTCCCGTGGAGA GTGACCGTGCCTGGTCAAGTGGTGGACGTAGCGTGTGGCGtcgaccacatggtggcgctggcGAAGTCCCTCCTGTGA